The genomic stretch AGGGCGGCTCCATCGCAGTCAGGCAGAGCAGCTGCATCAAATGGTTCTGCACCATATCCCGCATGGCCCCAGAACGGTCATAATATTCCCCCCGCCCGGCGACGCCGATGCTTTCGGCAACGGTGATCTGCACATGGTCGATATGGGTGGAATTCCACAACGGCTCAAACAGGGAGTTGGCAAAGCGCAGCGCCATCAGGTTCTGCACCGTTTCTTTGCCCAAATAGTGGTCAATCCGGTAAATCTGGCTTTCGTCAAAATGATCCCGCAACGCCGCGTTCAGCGCCTGTGCCGACCCCAGATCATGGCCAAAGGGCTTTTCCAGAACAATCCGGCTCTCTGGTGTGGCAATGTTGCAAGAGCTAAGACGGCTGGCGATTTCAGGGAACAGACTGGGTCCCACGGAGAGGTAAAACACCCGGATCACATCGGCGCGCAGATGGCTTTTCAGCGCCAGCCAGCCGTTGTCGTCTTTTGCATCCACTGGCACATAGTCCAGCAATTGAACAAAGGCGGCGATATCCTCTTCTCCGGTCTCCCCCTCCTGGCCAAACTCCCGGATGGCCTCGGCCACGAAGGCCTGAAACCCGGACTTGTCCAGCTTGCTGCGCGACGTGCCGATGATGCGGCTTTGGGGGCTGAACTGCGCGATCTGAAAACGGTGAAACAGGCTCGGCAGGATTTTTCTGCGCGCCAGATCGCCAGTGGCACCAAAGAGAACCAGATCAAAGGGGTCGACGGGGATAACGCGAGAAACCATAGTGATATCAGATCCAGTTGCGATTGGCGCCCCACCGGGTGCGCCTCAGGTTGCGGGGGTGGAGGCTGTCAGTTTTGCCACCAACCCAAGGGTAGAGCCATCCTTGCTGCTGTCCGTGGCGCCTTGAATAAGTGGCAGCAGACCAACGGCGAGCTCTTTGCCGAGTTCAACCCCCCATTGGTCAAAGGAATTGATCCCCCAGATGACCCCCTCGGTAAAGACACGGTGTTCATACAGGGCAATGATCTGGCCCAGTGCAAAGGGGGTTAGACGGGGATAGGCAAGGGTGATCGACGGACGGTTGCCCGGGAAGGTCAAATGCGCTGTCATGCGATCCAGATCACCCTCAGGGATGCCGCGGCTTTGGGCCAAGGCGCGGGCCTGTTGCGCAGAGCGCCCCAGCATCAAGGCCTCGGATTGGGCCAGGCAATTTGCCTTGAGCAGATCATGCTGATGCGAAAGCTCGGCTTCATGCCCCTCTGCCGCAATCAGGAACTCGGCGGGAACCACATGGGTGCCCTGGTGGAGCAGTTGATAAAAGGCATGCTGACCATTGGTCCCAGGCTCCCCCCAGACAATCGGACCCGTGGTGCGGCGCACCGGGCTGCCCTCCAGCGTCACAGATTTGCCGTTGCTTTCCATATCCAGCTGCTGAAGATAGGCCGGCAGGCGCGCCAAGCGTTGCTCGTAAGGCAGGATTGCGCGCGTATTATAGCCGCAGATATTGCTGTGCCAGATGCCAACCAACCCCAGCAGAACCGGCAGGTTGTGGCGAAAATCCGCAGTTTGGAAATGCCGGTCCATCGCCGCCGCACCACTGAGCATGGCGCGGAAATTATCACGCCCAACCGCAATCAGAATAGGCAGGCCCACAGGCCCCCAAAGCGAGTAGCGCCCGCCAACCCAATCGGCAAAGCCAAAGACCCGTTCCGGGGGAATGCCCATTTCAGTGGTCTTGTCCAAAGCCGTAGACACCGCCGCCAAATGCCCACTGGCCTGATCGCCAAGAGCGGCGCGCAACCAAGAGATCGCGGTTGCCGCATTGGTCATGGTCTCAATGGTGGTAAAAGACTTTGAGGCGATGATAATCAAGGTGGTTTGTGGATCCAGCCCAGCCAAGCAATCGGTAATATCGGCGCCGTCGACATTGGAAACATAGTGGCAGCGCGGCCCATCGTGATAGGGCGCAAGGGCGCGGGTTGCCATGACAGGGCCCAAATCTGAACCACCAATGCCAATATTCACAACATCCGTGAACTGCGCCCCGGTTACGGTTTTATAGGCACCGCTGCGCAGAGCCCCGGCAAAGCTTTCCATACGTTGCAGGGTCTGCTGGATTTCCGGCATGACATCCTGACCATCGACCATCACAGCCGTATCGTTCTGGCTGCGCAGGGCTGTGTGCAACGCAGCCCGGCCTTCCGTGACGTTGATAGGATCGCCCCGAAACATTGCTTCGATCTTGCTGGCCAAGCCAGCCTGTTCCGCCAGATCAACCAGCGCATTTAGTCCGGTTTCGTCTAGGGCGGTTTTGGAAAAATCCAGCAACAATCCGTCGGCTTGGGCAGAAAAGCTCTGAAACCGGTTTTGATCTCTTTCGAAAAGTTCGGTAATCGACATCTCAGAAGTTTGTCTGCGGTGCTCACTCAGCTTCGACCAAATTTCGCTCATTTTCCAATACCTTTATGAACCCACCTAGCCGAATCATACCTCCCGCTCTTATGCAATACAGTTAGCGCTAACGATTGCGCAAGAGAAGCCCCAACTGTGAATGTTTTGGCATCCCCAGCAGGGCATAAAGTGGCGGGGCAGTCTAGGCGCTGCAGGTATAGGCCACCTCACTTCCAGCCCCGCCCGCAATCAGTAAATCGCAGAGCTTTCGCCCCCGCAAAGCCGCCGCGCCTACTGCAGACCGCTGTTTTGCAATGCAGAGCTTGCCCAGTGTTGCGCGCACCATCGCAATG from Phaeobacter sp. G2 encodes the following:
- the pgi gene encoding glucose-6-phosphate isomerase — protein: MSEIWSKLSEHRRQTSEMSITELFERDQNRFQSFSAQADGLLLDFSKTALDETGLNALVDLAEQAGLASKIEAMFRGDPINVTEGRAALHTALRSQNDTAVMVDGQDVMPEIQQTLQRMESFAGALRSGAYKTVTGAQFTDVVNIGIGGSDLGPVMATRALAPYHDGPRCHYVSNVDGADITDCLAGLDPQTTLIIIASKSFTTIETMTNAATAISWLRAALGDQASGHLAAVSTALDKTTEMGIPPERVFGFADWVGGRYSLWGPVGLPILIAVGRDNFRAMLSGAAAMDRHFQTADFRHNLPVLLGLVGIWHSNICGYNTRAILPYEQRLARLPAYLQQLDMESNGKSVTLEGSPVRRTTGPIVWGEPGTNGQHAFYQLLHQGTHVVPAEFLIAAEGHEAELSHQHDLLKANCLAQSEALMLGRSAQQARALAQSRGIPEGDLDRMTAHLTFPGNRPSITLAYPRLTPFALGQIIALYEHRVFTEGVIWGINSFDQWGVELGKELAVGLLPLIQGATDSSKDGSTLGLVAKLTASTPAT
- the zwf gene encoding glucose-6-phosphate dehydrogenase, which codes for MVSRVIPVDPFDLVLFGATGDLARRKILPSLFHRFQIAQFSPQSRIIGTSRSKLDKSGFQAFVAEAIREFGQEGETGEEDIAAFVQLLDYVPVDAKDDNGWLALKSHLRADVIRVFYLSVGPSLFPEIASRLSSCNIATPESRIVLEKPFGHDLGSAQALNAALRDHFDESQIYRIDHYLGKETVQNLMALRFANSLFEPLWNSTHIDHVQITVAESIGVAGRGEYYDRSGAMRDMVQNHLMQLLCLTAMEPPSRFTSNAVRDEKVKVIEALETVAQGDLARGQYRATPGRAVADSYLDHAGDPNSRTESFIAMKVQVANWRWAGTPFYLRTGKCLRARESEIAVYFRDPPHNIFEGADGVHGNVLVIRLQPDEGITLRTTIKDPGPGGMRLTGANLDMTFADSLPEAGRPQDAYERLIMDVIRGNQTLFMRGDEVEAAWAWADPIIDGWSQSGAAPQAYDRGGSGPEDSLLLMHRDNRRWRTIGA